From a single Streptomyces liliifuscus genomic region:
- a CDS encoding mycothiol transferase produces MHAKDVLVDAYGRIREEVHAAVDGLSPDELNARIDDRTNSITWLVWHLTRVQDDHVADAFGLKQVWLSQDWPDRFALGLPGRDTGYGHTPRQVAKVQVDSGDLLLGYYDAVHEQTLAALRDLRADDLDRIVDENWSPPVTLGARLVSVLSDDLQHVGQAAFARGILQGR; encoded by the coding sequence ATGCACGCCAAGGACGTTCTCGTCGACGCGTACGGTCGCATCCGGGAAGAGGTCCACGCCGCAGTCGACGGCCTATCCCCCGACGAGCTCAACGCACGCATCGACGACCGGACCAACTCGATCACCTGGCTGGTCTGGCATCTCACCCGTGTCCAGGACGACCATGTCGCCGACGCCTTCGGCCTGAAACAGGTCTGGCTGTCGCAGGACTGGCCGGACCGTTTCGCCCTGGGCCTGCCCGGCCGGGACACGGGCTACGGCCACACCCCGCGGCAGGTCGCCAAGGTCCAGGTCGACTCGGGCGACCTGTTGCTCGGCTACTACGACGCCGTCCACGAGCAGACGCTGGCCGCCCTGCGCGACCTGCGCGCCGACGACCTGGACCGGATCGTCGACGAGAACTGGTCCCCGCCCGTCACGCTGGGCGCCCGCCTGGTCAGCGTCCTCTCCGACGACCTGCAGCACGTGGGGCAGGCGGCGTTCGCACGGGGGATCCTGCAGGGGCGTTGA
- a CDS encoding phosphopantetheine-binding protein, with protein MLATLLDEYGLDDVEVRMETTFNRDLELESIDLVTLAGLLGERYGDRVNFAEFLAGMEFDEIIELTVGRLVEHVVQSLEAAEAV; from the coding sequence ATGCTCGCGACCCTCCTCGACGAGTACGGCCTCGACGACGTCGAGGTCCGCATGGAGACCACGTTCAACCGCGATCTGGAACTGGAGAGCATCGACCTCGTGACGCTGGCGGGTCTCCTGGGGGAGCGATACGGGGACCGGGTCAACTTCGCCGAGTTCCTGGCCGGTATGGAGTTCGACGAGATCATCGAACTCACCGTCGGCAGGCTCGTCGAGCACGTCGTGCAGAGCCTCGAAGCGGCGGAGGCGGTCTGA
- a CDS encoding TetR family transcriptional regulator, with amino-acid sequence MRDSLVAAAFQLFLERGYEQTTVDEIVALAGVGRRSFFRYFPSKEDVVFPDHERCLAEMNDFLGKDSGNGRGSGGDADDPVARVCDAARVVLRMYAENPTFSVQRYRLTKKVPGLRTYELSVVWRYERALAEYLRGRFAGRRDGTLRADVIAAAVVAAHNNGLRSWLRSDGQSDASAEVDHALAHVQEVFGPGPAPVGPAQQPTGEPAKEPTEDDVVVVISRRGAPMWRVVQEVETALGRNPE; translated from the coding sequence ATGCGGGACTCCCTCGTCGCGGCGGCCTTCCAGCTGTTCCTGGAGCGGGGGTACGAACAGACCACCGTCGACGAGATCGTGGCTCTCGCGGGGGTCGGGCGGCGGTCCTTCTTCCGCTATTTCCCCTCCAAGGAGGACGTGGTCTTCCCGGACCACGAGCGCTGCCTGGCCGAGATGAACGACTTCCTCGGCAAGGACAGTGGCAACGGCAGAGGCAGCGGCGGGGACGCTGACGACCCGGTGGCCAGGGTCTGCGACGCCGCTCGTGTCGTACTGCGCATGTACGCCGAGAACCCCACGTTCTCCGTCCAGCGCTACCGGCTGACCAAGAAGGTCCCGGGACTGCGGACGTACGAACTGTCGGTGGTCTGGCGGTACGAGCGCGCGCTCGCCGAGTATCTGCGCGGGCGTTTCGCCGGTCGTCGTGACGGGACGCTGCGGGCCGACGTGATCGCCGCGGCCGTGGTCGCGGCGCACAACAACGGGCTGCGGTCGTGGCTGCGTTCGGACGGCCAGAGCGACGCGTCCGCGGAGGTGGATCACGCGCTCGCCCATGTGCAGGAGGTCTTCGGTCCGGGCCCCGCGCCCGTCGGACCGGCACAGCAACCGACCGGGGAGCCGGCGAAGGAGCCGACGGAGGACGACGTGGTCGTCGTCATCTCCAGGCGTGGTGCGCCGATGTGGCGGGTCGTCCAGGAGGTCGAGACGGCTCTCGGTCGAAATCCCGAATGA
- a CDS encoding ribonuclease H family protein, whose protein sequence is MIEPMGERVIAACDGASKGNPGPAGWAWVIADGTGTTPTEWEAGPLGTATNNVAELTALERLLAFVAPDVPLEIRMDSQYAMKAVTTWLPGWKRKGWKTSAGKPVANQELVVRIDELLDGRSVEFRYVPAHQVDGDPLNDFADRAASQAAFVQEPAGSEHGSPEPPKSPAAKKTAKSTAPARKRAASSASSSSSSSSRTLKAKFPGRCRCGRSYTAGETIAKNADGWGHPECRTEA, encoded by the coding sequence ATGATCGAGCCCATGGGTGAACGCGTAATCGCCGCATGCGACGGGGCATCGAAGGGCAACCCGGGCCCCGCCGGCTGGGCCTGGGTCATCGCCGACGGGACGGGCACAACTCCCACCGAGTGGGAGGCGGGCCCGCTCGGCACGGCGACCAACAACGTCGCCGAACTGACCGCGCTGGAACGGCTGTTGGCCTTCGTGGCCCCGGATGTGCCGCTGGAGATCCGGATGGACTCCCAGTACGCCATGAAGGCCGTCACGACCTGGCTCCCGGGCTGGAAGCGCAAGGGCTGGAAGACGTCGGCGGGCAAGCCGGTGGCCAACCAGGAACTGGTAGTACGGATCGACGAACTGCTCGACGGCCGCTCGGTCGAGTTCCGGTACGTGCCCGCGCACCAGGTCGACGGCGACCCGCTCAACGACTTCGCGGACCGGGCGGCGAGCCAGGCGGCCTTCGTCCAGGAGCCGGCGGGGAGCGAGCACGGTTCGCCGGAGCCGCCGAAGTCGCCCGCGGCCAAGAAGACGGCCAAAAGCACGGCGCCCGCGCGCAAGCGTGCCGCGTCCTCCGCCTCGTCTTCCTCGTCGTCGTCCTCGCGCACGCTCAAGGCCAAGTTCCCAGGCCGCTGCCGCTGCGGTCGCTCCTACACCGCGGGCGAGACCATCGCGAAGAACGCCGACGGCTGGGGCCACCCGGAGTGCCGTACCGAGGCCTAG
- a CDS encoding poly(ethylene terephthalate) hydrolase family protein: MRHASTRAAKRLGLLSGAAALAVSLSLLPQEAQAGPGDFQRGPDPTEQSITAERGPFATAQTTVDGPTFKSGTAYYPTDTSQGTFGAVVVSPGFVTPEALISWYGPRLASQGFVVLTLETNSGFDQPDDRATQMLNALDYLVRSSSVRTRIDPNRLAVMGHSMGGGGSLKASESRPSLKAAVPLMPWSNDKTWQTDRVPTMIIGAENDAIASPASHAEVFYNSLTAAPEKAYLELRGADHNVALGSNVTIAKYSIAWLKRFVDEDVRYEQFLCPAPTPNTQISEYRNTCPTG; the protein is encoded by the coding sequence ATGAGACATGCCAGCACCCGCGCAGCGAAACGCCTAGGCCTCCTCTCCGGCGCCGCCGCACTGGCGGTGAGCCTGAGCCTCCTTCCCCAGGAGGCTCAGGCAGGACCCGGAGACTTCCAACGGGGCCCCGACCCCACCGAACAGTCCATCACCGCCGAGCGCGGTCCCTTCGCCACCGCTCAGACCACCGTCGACGGTCCGACCTTCAAATCGGGCACCGCCTACTACCCCACCGACACCAGCCAGGGCACGTTCGGAGCCGTCGTCGTCAGCCCCGGCTTCGTGACGCCGGAGGCGCTGATCAGCTGGTACGGCCCCCGCCTCGCGTCGCAGGGCTTCGTCGTCCTGACGCTGGAGACCAACTCGGGCTTCGACCAGCCCGACGACCGCGCCACCCAGATGCTCAACGCACTCGACTACCTCGTCCGGTCCAGCTCCGTGCGCACCCGTATCGACCCCAACCGCCTTGCGGTGATGGGCCATTCGATGGGCGGGGGCGGCTCGCTCAAGGCGTCCGAGTCGCGCCCCTCACTCAAGGCGGCTGTACCGCTCATGCCGTGGAGCAACGACAAGACCTGGCAGACCGACCGGGTGCCCACGATGATCATCGGCGCCGAGAACGACGCCATCGCCTCGCCCGCCTCGCACGCGGAGGTGTTCTACAACAGCCTCACCGCCGCACCGGAGAAGGCGTACCTGGAGCTCCGGGGTGCGGACCACAACGTGGCGCTCGGCTCCAACGTGACGATCGCGAAGTACAGCATCGCCTGGCTGAAGCGGTTCGTCGACGAGGACGTGCGGTACGAGCAGTTCCTCTGCCCGGCACCCACGCCCAACACGCAGATCAGCGAGTACCGGAACACCTGCCCCACGGGTTAG
- a CDS encoding alpha/beta fold hydrolase — translation MAMVDTGDVRLHVQRMTPKAGRPVTATAVLVHGLLTDSLASYYFTLAPVFAVSGIDVIMYDLRGHGRSERPESGYRLDDHLDDLEALLDRLEVAGPVQLVGNSFGGSVAFGYAARHPERAAGVSLIESEPATAGWAATMDGVLRQVLTELAHNEAAALAWITANRSQNTARLAKGAARLARETTLARDIPVSQVLTEDQIRSVRCPVLALYGGESALVERAPWLESLLPDCRTVVVPGHEHSVLVEAPGAVGGHILSMIGEGTHEEGVAERGVAELVRVEGR, via the coding sequence ATGGCGATGGTCGACACCGGCGATGTCCGGCTGCACGTCCAGCGGATGACCCCCAAGGCAGGGCGCCCGGTCACCGCGACCGCGGTTCTCGTCCACGGTCTGCTCACCGACAGCCTGGCCAGCTACTACTTCACCCTGGCACCGGTGTTCGCGGTGTCCGGCATCGACGTGATCATGTACGACCTGCGCGGTCACGGCCGCAGCGAGCGCCCGGAGAGCGGCTACCGCCTCGACGACCACCTCGACGACCTGGAGGCGCTGCTCGACCGGCTGGAGGTGGCTGGACCGGTCCAACTGGTCGGCAACTCCTTCGGCGGGTCCGTCGCCTTCGGCTACGCCGCCCGCCACCCGGAGCGGGCGGCCGGTGTCTCCCTGATCGAATCGGAGCCGGCGACCGCGGGCTGGGCGGCGACCATGGACGGGGTGCTGCGGCAGGTGCTGACCGAGCTGGCGCACAACGAGGCCGCCGCGCTGGCCTGGATCACCGCCAACCGCAGCCAGAACACCGCCCGCCTGGCGAAGGGCGCGGCCCGCCTGGCCCGCGAGACCACCCTCGCCCGGGACATCCCGGTCAGTCAGGTGCTGACCGAGGACCAGATCCGGTCCGTACGCTGCCCGGTGCTCGCCCTCTACGGTGGCGAGTCGGCCCTCGTCGAGCGGGCACCCTGGCTGGAGTCGCTGTTGCCCGACTGCCGGACCGTCGTGGTGCCGGGGCACGAGCACTCCGTACTCGTGGAGGCGCCGGGGGCGGTCGGCGGCCACATCCTCTCGATGATCGGCGAGGGGACTCACGAGGAGGGCGTGGCGGAGCGGGGCGTGGCCGAGCTCGTGAGGGTCGAGGGCCGGTGA
- a CDS encoding MurR/RpiR family transcriptional regulator, giving the protein MPSPQQARAQASAISSGKPVPEAEAAPTTRLRALFDGPRLSPGQRRIAQYLIEHITEAAFLSITDLAERVGVSQPSVTRFATAVGFSGYPALRERLQSIALSKLASTPEAAEEAEAARPNELQAAVDAEIDNLENLRRDFANPEQVIETGRALSRSTPLTILGLRISGSLAEYFAYAARRIHPDVRLVTRGGSVAYDALLQSREAGGTWVLAFTMPRHAHETLTAMRVARRAGLSVALVTDLGLGPLADEADVVFATGTGSRLVFDSYAAPVVLSAALLQAMTDADPERTQARLEDYEQVADEHAFFVKD; this is encoded by the coding sequence GTGCCATCGCCGCAGCAGGCCCGCGCGCAGGCGTCTGCGATCAGCTCGGGAAAACCGGTCCCGGAGGCGGAGGCCGCTCCCACCACACGGCTGCGGGCACTGTTCGACGGCCCCCGGCTCTCCCCCGGGCAGCGCCGCATCGCCCAGTACCTGATCGAGCACATCACCGAAGCCGCGTTCCTGTCGATCACGGACCTCGCGGAGCGGGTGGGCGTGAGCCAGCCCTCGGTGACGCGCTTCGCCACGGCGGTGGGCTTCAGCGGCTATCCCGCGCTGCGTGAGCGCCTCCAGTCGATCGCGCTCAGCAAGCTGGCCAGCACGCCCGAGGCCGCCGAGGAGGCGGAGGCGGCCCGGCCGAACGAACTGCAGGCGGCCGTCGACGCCGAGATCGACAACCTGGAGAACCTGCGCCGCGACTTCGCGAACCCTGAGCAGGTCATCGAGACCGGCCGCGCGCTCTCGCGATCGACCCCGCTCACCATCCTCGGGCTGCGGATCTCCGGTTCACTGGCCGAATACTTCGCATACGCCGCCCGTCGCATCCACCCGGACGTCCGGCTGGTGACCCGGGGCGGCAGTGTCGCGTACGACGCCCTGCTGCAGTCGCGCGAGGCGGGCGGCACCTGGGTGCTGGCCTTCACGATGCCCCGGCACGCGCACGAGACGCTGACGGCCATGCGGGTCGCCCGGCGGGCCGGGCTGAGCGTCGCCCTGGTCACCGACCTGGGCCTCGGGCCGCTGGCCGACGAGGCGGACGTCGTCTTCGCCACCGGCACCGGCTCACGCCTCGTCTTCGACTCGTACGCGGCGCCCGTGGTGCTGTCCGCGGCCCTGCTGCAGGCCATGACGGACGCCGATCCCGAGCGTACGCAGGCCCGCCTGGAGGACTACGAACAGGTCGCCGACGAGCACGCCTTCTTCGTCAAGGACTGA
- a CDS encoding glycosyltransferase gives MSGFLFVVPPLVGHINPTVGVAAELTARGHRVAWASADPGLVRRLAGHEAVVFPCAGPVLTGEDGVRPAELRGPEALKFLWERFLVPLAEAMAPGIRAAIQEFGPDVVVADQQAFAGGLVAERLRVPWATSSTTSAEFTFADALAGMPKVADWLDTLLHDLRGRIGDPSGTADPRFSPHLVLAFSTPELVGAGAGAGAGSGAGAEAGDRIRWVGPSMAPRPDAADFPWDWLDPARATVLVTLGTANTDVGARFLTECRDALRTRADRVQTVIVDPANVLGVPPDLDDKDVLIRPSVPQLPLLERVDAVVCHAGHNTVCEALWHGIPLVVAPIRDDQPVVAGQVVDAGAGIRVRFGRVTAPKLGAAIDAVLHEPGYRAATERIRTAFRAAGGARAAATHLEELAVGAPSKEAP, from the coding sequence GTGAGCGGCTTCCTGTTCGTCGTGCCGCCCCTGGTCGGCCACATCAACCCAACGGTGGGCGTCGCGGCGGAACTGACCGCGCGGGGACACCGGGTGGCCTGGGCGTCCGCCGATCCCGGGCTCGTCCGGCGGCTCGCGGGGCACGAGGCAGTGGTGTTCCCGTGCGCGGGACCGGTCCTGACAGGGGAGGACGGAGTCCGGCCGGCTGAGCTCCGGGGTCCGGAGGCTCTGAAGTTCCTGTGGGAACGGTTCCTGGTGCCACTGGCCGAGGCGATGGCCCCCGGCATACGGGCGGCCATCCAGGAGTTCGGCCCCGATGTCGTAGTCGCCGATCAGCAGGCCTTCGCCGGAGGGCTGGTCGCCGAGCGGCTGCGCGTGCCGTGGGCCACCTCGTCCACCACCTCCGCCGAATTCACCTTCGCCGACGCGCTGGCGGGCATGCCCAAGGTCGCGGACTGGCTCGACACGCTGCTCCACGATCTGCGCGGCCGCATCGGTGATCCGTCGGGCACGGCGGATCCGCGGTTCTCGCCGCACCTGGTACTCGCGTTCAGCACACCGGAGTTGGTCGGCGCAGGCGCAGGCGCAGGCGCAGGGTCGGGGGCTGGGGCCGAGGCCGGTGACCGGATCCGCTGGGTCGGCCCCTCGATGGCTCCCCGGCCGGACGCTGCCGACTTCCCCTGGGACTGGCTCGACCCCGCCCGCGCCACGGTGCTCGTGACCCTCGGCACCGCCAACACCGATGTCGGGGCCCGCTTCCTCACCGAGTGCCGCGACGCCCTGCGCACCCGTGCGGACCGGGTGCAGACGGTGATCGTCGACCCCGCGAACGTGCTCGGCGTACCCCCGGACCTGGACGACAAGGACGTACTGATCCGTCCCTCGGTCCCCCAACTCCCGCTCCTCGAACGGGTCGACGCGGTCGTCTGCCACGCCGGGCACAACACCGTGTGCGAGGCGCTCTGGCACGGTATCCCTCTCGTCGTGGCCCCCATCCGCGACGACCAGCCCGTCGTCGCCGGGCAGGTCGTCGACGCGGGAGCGGGCATCCGGGTCAGGTTCGGGCGGGTCACCGCGCCCAAGCTCGGCGCGGCGATCGACGCCGTACTCCACGAACCCGGCTACCGCGCCGCCACCGAGCGGATCCGTACCGCGTTCCGTGCCGCGGGTGGCGCCCGCGCGGCAGCAACTCACCTCGAAGAACTGGCCGTCGGCGCGCCCTCCAAGGAGGCCCCATGA
- a CDS encoding antitoxin, giving the protein MSVMDKIKGMLKGHPDQANKGVDKAGDVVDDKTQGKYSGQVDSGQDRLKDQFGSNPDQDRPPQS; this is encoded by the coding sequence ATGTCCGTTATGGACAAGATCAAGGGCATGCTGAAGGGCCACCCGGACCAGGCCAACAAGGGTGTCGACAAGGCCGGAGACGTCGTCGACGACAAAACCCAGGGCAAGTACAGCGGTCAGGTCGACAGCGGCCAGGACAGGCTCAAGGACCAGTTCGGCTCGAACCCGGACCAGGACCGGCCGCCGCAGTCCTGA
- a CDS encoding alpha/beta hydrolase family protein — MVTAAPAHPATAEDVHVEGTLASGATYVMDVPAGWNGTVLLFSHGFRPKGAPNPAQNVTDPATRALLLKDGYALVGSSYATTGWAVEHAVPDQLATLDAFTERFGAARRTLAWGQSYGGFVTTRIAERHGDRIDGSLSVCGLVHGGVANWNNTLDPVFALKTLLAPDASIPLAGFKDQAAATTAATTLAGVVTQAQTAADGRARIALAAALHNIPGWNDPSQPRPAPDDWNAQQANQYTAVRGLLATAAFSWRQDTEVLAGGNSSWNTGVDYAKLLRTSSAYKEVKGLYKAAGRSLKADLRALNTAPRVKADKKAVDWMSRTSAFTGRLTKPQLTVHTTGDALVPVQTESAYLRAATAAGSRPLLRQAYVDNAGHCTFSPAEQIAALDTLEHRVDTGRWGDTGADTLNSRATQADPTTPARYAAYRPTPYLRPYDLAHPGDAYRP, encoded by the coding sequence ATGGTGACCGCGGCCCCGGCTCATCCGGCCACCGCAGAGGACGTCCACGTCGAGGGCACGCTCGCCTCCGGCGCGACGTACGTCATGGACGTCCCCGCCGGCTGGAACGGCACCGTGCTCCTGTTCAGCCACGGCTTCCGGCCGAAGGGCGCCCCCAACCCGGCCCAGAACGTCACCGACCCCGCCACCCGCGCGCTCCTCCTCAAGGACGGCTATGCGCTGGTCGGTTCCTCGTACGCCACCACGGGCTGGGCGGTGGAGCACGCGGTGCCGGACCAGCTGGCGACGCTCGACGCGTTCACCGAGCGGTTCGGCGCGGCCCGGCGGACCCTTGCCTGGGGCCAGTCGTACGGCGGGTTCGTCACCACGAGGATCGCCGAGCGGCACGGCGACCGGATCGACGGATCGCTGTCCGTCTGCGGACTGGTCCACGGCGGTGTCGCCAACTGGAACAACACGCTCGATCCGGTCTTCGCCCTCAAGACCCTCCTGGCACCCGACGCCTCGATACCCCTGGCCGGATTCAAGGACCAGGCGGCCGCCACGACCGCCGCCACCACCCTGGCCGGTGTCGTCACCCAGGCGCAGACCGCCGCGGACGGCCGCGCCCGCATCGCCCTCGCGGCGGCCCTGCACAACATCCCCGGCTGGAACGACCCCTCCCAGCCCCGCCCCGCTCCCGACGACTGGAACGCCCAGCAGGCCAACCAGTACACGGCCGTCCGGGGCCTCCTCGCGACCGCGGCATTCAGCTGGCGTCAGGACACGGAGGTGCTGGCGGGCGGCAACTCGTCCTGGAACACGGGCGTCGACTACGCGAAGCTGCTGCGCACGTCCTCGGCGTACAAGGAGGTCAAGGGCCTCTACAAAGCGGCCGGGCGTTCCCTGAAGGCCGACCTCAGGGCGCTCAACACCGCCCCGCGCGTCAAGGCCGACAAGAAGGCGGTCGACTGGATGAGCCGGACCAGCGCCTTCACCGGCCGCCTGACGAAACCTCAGCTCACCGTCCACACCACCGGCGACGCCCTCGTCCCCGTACAGACGGAGAGCGCCTACCTGCGCGCCGCCACGGCCGCCGGTTCGCGCCCGCTGCTGCGCCAGGCGTATGTGGACAACGCCGGTCACTGCACGTTCAGCCCCGCCGAACAGATCGCCGCCCTGGACACGCTGGAACACCGGGTCGACACGGGCCGATGGGGCGACACGGGGGCCGACACCCTCAACTCACGGGCGACGCAGGCCGATCCGACGACTCCGGCCCGCTACGCCGCGTACCGCCCCACTCCGTACCTGCGCCCCTACGACCTGGCCCATCCGGGCGACGCGTACCGGCCCTGA
- a CDS encoding Zn-ribbon domain-containing OB-fold protein has product MVFHRGSGTTTGVLDPEATTIGPAAEEGLLYQRCRWCGTAMFHRLLCPVCQGSDLRTERSAGLGVIRHATVVQRNTPGARNVSLVEMAEGFTVRGRVTGPLIAIRTGDRVQLTTALDPVRREPVFKLVEEPYSGWH; this is encoded by the coding sequence ATCGTGTTCCACCGAGGAAGCGGGACCACGACGGGCGTACTCGACCCGGAGGCGACGACCATCGGCCCGGCCGCCGAGGAAGGGCTCCTCTACCAGCGTTGCCGCTGGTGCGGGACCGCCATGTTCCACCGGCTGCTCTGCCCGGTCTGCCAGGGCAGCGACCTGCGGACGGAGCGCAGCGCGGGCCTGGGAGTCATCCGCCACGCCACCGTCGTCCAGCGCAACACTCCGGGCGCGCGCAATGTGTCGCTCGTCGAGATGGCGGAGGGTTTCACCGTCCGGGGCCGGGTCACGGGACCGCTCATAGCGATCCGTACGGGCGACCGCGTCCAGCTCACCACGGCGTTGGACCCGGTCCGCCGCGAACCGGTGTTCAAGCTCGTCGAGGAGCCGTACTCCGGCTGGCACTGA
- a CDS encoding class I SAM-dependent methyltransferase, whose translation MSDAEHEPQQADAEPEPSRTEQVAALRPAYQADLARGLERFFEPRRSDCPWCGSARLKTRLRTTDVIQHKPGHFVLDRCQDCRHTFQNPRLSAEGLEFYYRDFYDGLGEKQVGKTFGDRTTMYRQRAESLLPFVETPKNWLDVGTGHGHFCESARTVFPGTAFDGLDFTDGAELAERAGRVERGYRGTFPDLAPELVGHYDVVSMFHYLEHSTEPGRELEAAHRTIRPGGHLLIEVPDPDSRYARLLGRWWLPWLQPQHLHLVPVENLRRRLTDLGFTVVAEQHAEPHDPVDLLAGVWLALDTAAPREDLPWLPHPPNRRQRTLRTTMLIAGVPALILGTLLDRFVIKPLSHRLGLSNAYRLLARRD comes from the coding sequence ATGAGCGACGCAGAGCACGAACCACAACAGGCCGACGCCGAGCCGGAACCCAGCCGCACCGAACAGGTCGCCGCGCTGCGCCCTGCATACCAGGCCGACTTGGCGCGCGGCCTGGAACGGTTCTTCGAACCCCGGCGCTCCGACTGCCCCTGGTGCGGCTCGGCACGGCTCAAGACGCGTCTGCGCACCACCGACGTGATCCAGCACAAGCCGGGCCACTTCGTCCTCGACCGCTGCCAGGACTGCCGGCACACCTTCCAGAACCCCCGACTCAGCGCCGAGGGGCTGGAGTTCTACTACCGCGACTTCTACGACGGCCTCGGGGAGAAGCAGGTCGGCAAGACCTTCGGGGACCGGACCACGATGTACCGGCAGCGCGCGGAGTCGCTGCTGCCGTTCGTCGAGACGCCCAAGAACTGGCTGGACGTCGGCACCGGCCACGGCCACTTCTGCGAGTCGGCGCGGACCGTCTTCCCCGGCACGGCCTTCGACGGGCTCGACTTCACCGACGGCGCCGAACTCGCCGAGCGCGCCGGACGCGTGGAGCGGGGCTACCGCGGCACCTTCCCCGACCTGGCCCCGGAACTCGTCGGCCACTACGACGTGGTGAGCATGTTCCACTACCTGGAACACAGCACGGAGCCCGGCCGCGAACTGGAGGCCGCGCACCGGACGATCCGCCCCGGCGGTCATCTGCTCATCGAGGTCCCCGACCCCGACAGCCGCTATGCCCGCCTTCTCGGCCGCTGGTGGCTGCCCTGGCTCCAGCCGCAGCACCTGCATCTCGTCCCGGTCGAGAACCTGCGGCGCAGACTGACCGATCTCGGTTTCACGGTGGTGGCGGAACAGCACGCCGAACCGCACGATCCGGTCGACCTCCTGGCGGGCGTCTGGCTGGCCCTCGACACGGCCGCTCCACGCGAGGACCTGCCGTGGCTGCCACACCCGCCGAACCGCCGACAGCGGACGCTGCGCACGACGATGCTGATCGCCGGTGTTCCCGCCCTGATCCTGGGCACCTTGTTGGACCGGTTCGTGATCAAACCCCTGTCGCACCGGCTGGGTCTGTCCAACGCCTACCGGCTCCTGGCGCGCCGTGACTGA